The following coding sequences are from one Triticum aestivum cultivar Chinese Spring chromosome 5A, IWGSC CS RefSeq v2.1, whole genome shotgun sequence window:
- the LOC123107103 gene encoding sugar transport protein 7 → MAGGMAPLGVKKERAAEYNGQMTLAVAMACVVAAIGGSIFGYDIGISGVNTMDPFLERFFPVVFRRKNLVSLDNYCKYDNQALSAFTSILYLSGQVSTLAAAPVTRNYGRRASIICGGISFLIGAALNAAAVNLTTLILGRVMLGVGIGFGNQAVPLYLSEMAPAHLRGGLNMMFQLATTLGIFSANMINYGTQKIKPWGWRLSLGLVAAPALLMTVGGILLPETPNSLIERGRVEEGRRVLELIRGTADVDAEFTDMAEASELANTIKHPFRNILERRNRPQLVMAVCMPAFQVLTGINSILFYAPVLFQSMGFGASWSLYSSMLTGAVLLFSTLISIATVDRLGRRKLLISGGIQMIICQVIVAAILAVKFDADKHLSRGCSIAVVFVICLFMLAFGWSWGPLGWTVPSEIFALETRSAGQSITVAVNLFFTFIIAQAFLSLLCAFKFAIFIFFAAWIAVMTAFVYVFLPETKGVPIEQMVLLWSKHGFWKNVMPGMPLEDGWGPAGDSALADISIHK, encoded by the exons ATGGCTGGCGGCATGGCTCCGCTGGGGGTGAAGAAGGAGAGGGCGGCGGAGTACAATGGCCAAATGACGCTCGCCGTCGCCATGGCctgcgtcgtcgccgccatcggggGCTCCATCTTCGGCTACGACATCGGGATCTCCG GAGTGAACACCATGGACCCGTTCCTCGAGAGGTTCTTCCCGGTGGTGTTCCGGCGAAAGAACTTGGTAAGCTTAGACAACTACTGCAAGTACGACAACCAGGCCCTCTCTGCCTTCACATCCATCCTCTATCTCTCCGGCCAAGTCTCTACACTTGCGGCCGCGCCGGTGACAAGGAACTACGGCCGCCGTGCCAGCATTATCTGCGGCGGCATCAGCTTTCTTATCGGCGCAGCCCTTAACGCGGCGGCTGTGAACCTCACGACGTTAATCCTCGGCCGCGTCATGCTTGGCGTCGGCATCGGTTTCGGCAATCAG GCTGTGCCGCTGTACTTGTCGGAGATGGCGCCGGCGCACCTCCGCGGCGGGCTGAACATGATGTTCCAGCTCGCGACGACGCTTGGCATCTTCTCGGCGAACATGATCAACTATGGCACGCAAAAAATCAAGCCGTGGGGTTGGCGTCTCTCGCTTGGTCTTGTGGCAGCGCCGGCGCTGCTGATGACGGTGGGCGGGATCCTCCTCCCCGAGACGCCGAACAGCCTCATCGAGCGCGGGCGCGTCGAGGAGGGTCGGCGTGTGCTGGAGCTGATCCGAGGAACCGCGGATGTCGACGCCGAGTTCACGGACATGGCGGAGGCGAGTGAACTGGCCAACACCATCAAGCACCCGTTCCGGAACATCCTGGAGCGGCGCAACCGGCCGCAGCTggtgatggccgtgtgcatgccggCATTCCAGGTCCTGACGGGCATAAACTCCATCCTCTTCTACGCGCCGGTGCTGTTCCAGAGCATGGGCTTCGGCGCCAGCTGGTCCCTATACTCCTCCATGCTCACTGGCGCCGTGCTCTTGTTCTCCACACTCATTTCAATCGCCACCGTCGACCGGCTTGGCAGGAGGAAGCTGCTCATCAGCGGCGGCATCCAGATGATCATTTGCCAGGTGATCGTGGCGGCGATACTGGCGGTGAAGTTCGACGCAGACAAGCATCTATCCCGGGGCTGCTCGATCGCGGTGGTGTTCGTGATCTGCCTCTTCATGCTCGCGTTCGGGTGGTCGTGGGGGCCGCTGGGGTGGACGGTGCCGAGCGAGATCTTCGCCCTGGAGACGCGGTCGGCGGGGCAGAGCATCACGGTGGCCGTcaacctcttcttcaccttcatcaTCGCGCAGGCGTTCCTGTCGCTGCTCTGCGCCTTCAAGTtcgccatcttcatcttcttcgCTGCGTGGATCGCCGTCATGACCGCCTTCGTCTACGTCTTCCTGCCGGAGACCAAGGGCGTGCCCATCGAGCAGATGGTGCTGCTCTGGAGCAAGCACGGGTTCTGGAAGAACGTCATGCCGGGCATGCCACTCGAGGACGGATGGGGACCCGCTGGGGATAGTGCTCTTGCCGATATCAGCATTCACAAGTGA